From Salvia splendens isolate huo1 chromosome 3, SspV2, whole genome shotgun sequence, a single genomic window includes:
- the LOC121796725 gene encoding uncharacterized protein LOC121796725, protein MANSILERLLPRPRWPVLVYAATWTTILTATVAMASFTPEIAFVSAVNPTSQPCSGAAASVRLPLDVPSENLCIHASLFKRSRIDMFVPPIFAATIVACSAFVVKAMGLWEEEEEDQDN, encoded by the coding sequence ATGGCAAACTCAATACTGGAAAGGCTACTGCCGCGTCCAAGGTGGCCCGTGCTAGTCTACGCCGCCACGTGGACGACTATATTGACGGCGACGGTGGCCATGGCGTCCTTCACCCCCGAGATAGCGTTTGTTTCGGCTGTTAATCCAACCTCGCAGCCGTGCAGTGGAGCGGCAGCCTCCGTTAGGCTGCCGTTAGATGTTCCGTCTGAGAATTTGTGCATCCATGCTTCGCTTTTTAAGCGGTCGAGAATCGATATGTTTGTGCCGCCTATTTTCGCAGCCACCATTGTTGCTTGTTCGGCTTTTGTTGTGAAAGCTATGGGATtatgggaagaagaagaagaagatcaagATAATTAa
- the LOC121793455 gene encoding histone H2A-like, protein MEAGGKLKKGAGGRKGGGPKKKAVSRSVKAGLQFPVGRIGRYLKKGRYAQRVGSGAPVYMAAVLEYLAAEVLELAGNAARDNKKNRIIPRHVLLAVRNDEELGKLLAGVTIAHGGVLPNINPVLLPKKSEKARAAEKSPSKAGKSPKKAAA, encoded by the exons ATGGAAGCTGGAGGTAAATTGAAGAAGGGAGCTGGTGGCCGGAAGGGCGGCGGTCCAAAGAAGAAGGCGGTCTCCCGGTCCGTCAAGGCTGGCCTCCAGTTCCCCGTCGGAAGGATCGGTCGCTATCTCAAAAAGGGCCGCTACGCCCAGCGGGTGGGTTCCGGTGCCCCCGTTTATATGGCTGCTGTGCTTGAGTACCTCGCAGCTGAG GTGTTGGAATTGGCAGGGAACGCGGCGAGGGACAACAAGAAAAACAGGATAATTCCGAGGCACGTGCTGCTGGCGGTGAGGAATGATGAGGAGCTCGGAAAGCTGCTCGCCGGAGTGACGATTGCGCACGGCGGAGTGCTGCCGAACATTAACCCGGTGCTCCTTCCGAAGAAGTCGGAGAAGGCTAGGGCCGCTGAGAAGTCGCCGTCCAAGGCTGGCAAGTCACCTAAGAAGGCCGCTGCTTAG